Below is a genomic region from Aurantimonas sp. HBX-1.
ACCAGACCATGCTGACCTTCGAGATGGGGCTGGTCGCCAAGGCGCTGAAGGCGGTGACCGGCGCCGGGAAGATCAATATCGGCGCGCTGGGCAACGTCGTGCCGATGTTCCACCTGCACGTGGTGGCGCGCAGCGCCGGCGATCCGAACTGGCCGGGACCGGTCTGGGGGTTCGGCGCGCGGGAAGCCTATGGCGGAGCGGAGGCCGAACGGTTCTGCGAAACGATCCGCCAGGCGGTGCTGCCGGCATGAGAGACGACGATCACCGTCCCGACACCGCGCAAGCCGAACTGAGCGCACGCACCGGCTTTGCCGGCAACCGTCTGTCGCGCGACGGCGAGCACCGCACCGATGCCAGCCTTGCCGAGGCGCTGGCGCATCCGGCGGCACGGCTGTTCCTGGCCAGCGGCGACAAGTGGCTGCTGCGCACCGGCACGGCGGCGGACCCGCTGTTCAGCCGGGCGGAGGCGGAGGCGCTCGGCGCCGGCCTCGCCGGCAGCGTGCTGCTCGGCACCGACATGGCGGGACAGCCGCATCTCGCCGCCCGTCTCGCCGAGGAGATGGCGCCGGCGGACGGCATGGCGCTGGTCGACCTGCGGTCGATCGCCATGCAGGGCCTGCTCGATCCCGACAGCGAGGGCCAGCTCGGCCAGGCGGCGCATCTCCTCGGCTGGCACGCCCGCAACCGCTTCTGCGCCCGCTGTGGCGGCGAAACGGTCGCCGAGGCCGCGGGCTATCGCCGGCGCTGCCCGGCCTGCGGCGACGTGATCTTCCCGCGCACTGACCCGGTGACGATCATGCTGGTGCATGACGGCGAAGGCCGCTGCGTTCTCGGGCGCCAGCCGCGCTTTCCGGAGAAGTTCTGGTCGTGCCTTGCCGGCTTCGTCGAGGCGGGCGAGACCGTCGAGGACGCGGTGCGCCGCGAGACGCTCGAGGAAGCGGGACTCGCGGTGAGCCGCGTCGACTATCTCGCCTCGCAGCCCTGGCCGTTTCCCGGCAGCCTGATGATCGGCTGCATGGCGCTGGCGCCGGCGGCGCCGAT
It encodes:
- a CDS encoding HIT domain-containing protein → MQAFELDSRLAADTVAVSRLGLCELRLMNDRRWPWVILVPQRPGITEFHELTPLDQTMLTFEMGLVAKALKAVTGAGKINIGALGNVVPMFHLHVVARSAGDPNWPGPVWGFGAREAYGGAEAERFCETIRQAVLPA
- the nudC gene encoding NAD(+) diphosphatase, whose translation is MRDDDHRPDTAQAELSARTGFAGNRLSRDGEHRTDASLAEALAHPAARLFLASGDKWLLRTGTAADPLFSRAEAEALGAGLAGSVLLGTDMAGQPHLAARLAEEMAPADGMALVDLRSIAMQGLLDPDSEGQLGQAAHLLGWHARNRFCARCGGETVAEAAGYRRRCPACGDVIFPRTDPVTIMLVHDGEGRCVLGRQPRFPEKFWSCLAGFVEAGETVEDAVRRETLEEAGLAVSRVDYLASQPWPFPGSLMIGCMALAPAAPIVFDATELEACRWFGRDEVRAMLAGTHPDGLAVPQRFAIAHHLIKAFADG